In Capillimicrobium parvum, a genomic segment contains:
- a CDS encoding ABC transporter substrate-binding protein, producing the protein MTRLRVIEFVAPGVEAIAAGLGLYARHGVEIETVRTRSSTEQRERMTSGDCDVALTAIDNLIAWDADGDDLRLIGQVERTTVLDLVVGADVERIADLRGATVAVDAVDTGFAIVLRKILRDHGLEAGDYRLSPEGGIQQRCDAVTQGRAAGGLLGPPWSDQAIDQGLRRLTTVEQALPDFPGIGVAVREARLAELGPALERYLAALAEAAAWAATASRDEALELFTAAGFPPAGASALLDVVPADVRVSARGVALLYAIRDELGVLPARAPAPGTLAAAP; encoded by the coding sequence GTGACGCGCCTGCGGGTCATCGAGTTCGTCGCGCCCGGCGTGGAGGCGATCGCCGCCGGCCTCGGCCTGTACGCCCGCCACGGAGTCGAGATCGAGACGGTGCGGACACGCTCGTCGACCGAGCAGCGCGAGCGGATGACGTCCGGCGACTGCGACGTCGCGCTGACCGCGATCGACAACCTGATCGCCTGGGACGCCGACGGCGACGACCTCCGCCTGATCGGCCAGGTCGAGCGCACGACGGTGCTCGACCTCGTCGTCGGCGCGGACGTCGAGCGCATCGCCGACCTGCGCGGCGCCACGGTGGCGGTGGACGCGGTCGACACGGGCTTCGCGATCGTGCTGCGCAAGATCCTGCGCGACCACGGCCTCGAAGCCGGCGACTACCGGCTCAGCCCCGAGGGCGGCATCCAGCAGCGGTGCGACGCGGTCACCCAGGGGCGGGCGGCCGGCGGGCTCCTCGGCCCGCCGTGGAGCGACCAGGCCATCGACCAGGGCCTGCGGCGCCTCACCACCGTGGAGCAGGCCCTGCCGGACTTCCCCGGCATCGGCGTCGCGGTGCGCGAGGCCCGCCTGGCCGAGCTGGGGCCCGCGCTGGAGCGGTACCTCGCCGCGCTGGCCGAGGCGGCGGCGTGGGCGGCGACCGCGTCCCGCGACGAGGCGCTCGAGCTCTTCACGGCGGCCGGGTTCCCGCCCGCCGGCGCGAGCGCGCTGCTCGACGTCGTTCCCGCCGACGTGCGGGTGTCGGCCCGCGGCGTCGCGCTGCTGTACGCGATCCGCGACGAGCTCGGCGTCCTGCCCGCCCGCGCGCCGGCGCCCGGGACGCTGGCGGCCGCGCCGTGA
- a CDS encoding sugar ABC transporter ATP-binding protein yields MAQETTAVPAAPTALRVTDASKSFGATRALRGASIELTAGEALCIVGENGSGKSTLVKLLAGVHRPDAGSLQVGDRTVVALSSPRESIDHGIATVFQEVLVVEARSVLENVWLGTEGLVRAPRSKAAKREKAEAVLDRLLGRSLDLDVPVERLSLSDRQACGIARALVRDPRVLILDEATSALDVATRDRLFEVLRERAADGVAVIFISHRMDEVEEIGDRITVMRSGETVATLRRGETPVAQLVRLMTGAEELTDHAGERADRKIGDVVLHVGDFAVRAGELVGLAGLEGHGQDGFLRALAAAAGDGGAYVPRERRAESLFESKSILENFALPTLARDTAAGVLQPKRSRARLAAFVESLGIKLGRPEDLITTLSGGNQQKVVVARWLATEPAVLLLNDPTRGVDLGAKRDLYRVLVDLAASGMAIVMLSTEVDEHIELMDRVVVFREGGPFCEIPRDGLSRQALVGAFFGQRPEVTHA; encoded by the coding sequence ATGGCGCAGGAGACGACGGCCGTGCCCGCCGCGCCCACGGCGCTGCGCGTCACGGACGCGAGCAAGTCCTTCGGGGCGACGCGCGCGCTGCGCGGCGCCTCGATCGAGCTGACGGCCGGCGAGGCGCTGTGCATCGTCGGCGAGAACGGGTCCGGCAAGTCGACGCTGGTCAAGCTCCTGGCGGGCGTCCATCGGCCGGACGCCGGCTCGCTGCAGGTCGGCGACCGGACCGTCGTGGCGCTGTCGTCGCCGCGCGAGTCCATCGACCACGGCATCGCCACCGTCTTCCAGGAGGTCCTCGTCGTCGAGGCGCGCTCGGTGCTGGAGAACGTCTGGCTGGGCACCGAGGGCCTGGTCCGCGCGCCGCGCTCGAAGGCCGCCAAGCGCGAGAAGGCCGAGGCGGTCCTGGACCGGCTGCTCGGCCGGTCCCTGGATCTCGACGTGCCGGTCGAGCGGCTGTCGCTGTCGGACCGCCAGGCGTGCGGCATCGCCCGCGCGCTGGTCCGCGACCCGCGTGTGCTGATCCTCGACGAGGCGACCTCGGCACTCGACGTCGCGACCCGCGACCGCCTCTTCGAGGTGCTGCGCGAGCGCGCCGCGGACGGCGTCGCCGTGATCTTCATCTCCCACCGGATGGACGAGGTCGAGGAGATCGGCGACCGCATCACCGTGATGCGCTCGGGCGAGACGGTGGCCACGCTGCGCCGCGGCGAGACGCCGGTCGCGCAGCTCGTGCGCCTGATGACCGGCGCCGAGGAGCTGACCGATCACGCCGGCGAGCGCGCCGACCGCAAGATCGGCGACGTCGTGCTGCACGTCGGCGACTTCGCGGTGCGCGCGGGGGAGCTGGTGGGGCTCGCCGGGCTCGAGGGCCACGGCCAGGACGGCTTCCTGCGCGCGCTGGCGGCGGCGGCCGGCGACGGCGGCGCCTACGTCCCGCGCGAGCGCCGCGCCGAGTCCCTGTTCGAGTCCAAGTCGATCCTCGAGAACTTCGCCCTGCCGACGCTCGCCCGCGACACGGCGGCAGGGGTGCTGCAGCCGAAGCGCAGCCGGGCGCGGCTGGCCGCCTTCGTCGAGTCGCTCGGCATCAAGCTCGGGCGCCCGGAGGATCTCATCACGACGCTCTCCGGCGGCAACCAGCAGAAGGTCGTCGTCGCCCGCTGGCTGGCCACGGAACCCGCGGTGCTGCTGCTCAACGACCCGACCCGCGGCGTCGACCTCGGCGCGAAGCGGGACCTGTACCGGGTGCTGGTCGATCTCGCGGCGTCCGGCATGGCGATCGTGATGCTCTCCACCGAGGTCGACGAGCACATCGAGCTGATGGACCGGGTCGTCGTCTTCCGTGAGGGCGGCCCGTTCTGCGAGATCCCGCGCGACGGGCTGTCGCGCCAGGCGCTCGTCGGCGCGTTCTTCGGACAGCGCCCGGAGGTGACCCATGCGTGA
- a CDS encoding ABC transporter permease codes for MRELLRTRPFMFALVFAVVLCAVNVVAEPSFAEPGNWPAQLATLAPFALIAMASTPSIVSGGGGLDISVGPLSIVVNVVLVSWLLPHAGLGSPVVAILILLAIGAGVGAINGALVAIFRYQPVIATLCAFFVLAGIALKIAPSPRTVTDVQWLSSLGDQVGPIPGALILMAIPAAIWLALSRTSFHRVLYAVGGNDATAYSAGVDVVAVRIAAYALGGLFAAVAGIALTALVLSTQTAGVASYTLIALAAVALGGTPLGGGRGGLLGSVLGAVCIYELQTALSALGVAASWNQVVYGGLLVVGVLVGARLQAAPVAKAVTA; via the coding sequence ATGCGTGAGCTGCTGCGGACGCGGCCCTTCATGTTCGCCCTCGTCTTCGCGGTCGTGCTCTGCGCCGTCAACGTGGTCGCCGAGCCCAGCTTCGCCGAGCCTGGCAACTGGCCGGCGCAGCTCGCGACGCTTGCGCCGTTCGCGCTGATCGCCATGGCCTCGACGCCGTCGATCGTCTCGGGCGGCGGCGGGCTGGACATCTCGGTCGGCCCGCTGTCGATCGTCGTCAACGTGGTGCTCGTGTCCTGGCTGCTGCCGCACGCCGGCCTGGGTTCGCCGGTCGTCGCCATCCTGATCCTGCTGGCGATCGGTGCGGGCGTGGGGGCGATCAACGGCGCGCTCGTCGCGATCTTCCGCTACCAGCCCGTCATCGCGACGCTCTGCGCGTTCTTCGTGCTCGCCGGCATCGCCCTGAAGATCGCGCCGAGCCCCAGGACGGTCACCGACGTCCAGTGGCTCAGCAGCCTCGGCGATCAGGTCGGCCCCATCCCCGGGGCCCTGATCCTGATGGCGATCCCCGCGGCGATCTGGCTGGCGCTGTCGCGCACGAGCTTCCATCGCGTCCTCTACGCGGTCGGCGGCAACGACGCGACCGCCTACAGCGCGGGGGTCGACGTCGTCGCCGTGCGCATCGCCGCCTACGCCCTCGGCGGGCTGTTCGCCGCGGTCGCCGGGATCGCGCTCACCGCGCTGGTCCTGTCGACGCAGACCGCGGGCGTCGCGTCGTACACGCTCATCGCCCTGGCCGCGGTCGCGCTGGGCGGGACGCCGCTGGGCGGCGGCCGGGGCGGGCTGCTCGGCAGCGTGCTCGGCGCGGTCTGCATCTACGAGCTCCAGACGGCGCTGTCGGCCCTCGGCGTCGCCGCGAGCTGGAACCAGGTCGTCTACGGCGGGCTCCTCGTCGTCGGCGTCCTCGTCGGCGCGCGGCTGCAGGCCGCGCCGGTCGCCAAGGCGGTGACGGCGTGA
- a CDS encoding ABC transporter permease produces MRPLLDLQRRFPLAQTVALVAIFVYGAATIEGFGQWFNLKSMLTLAALLALAALGQTLVMILGGLDLSIPGFIVMGAILVSELYGVHRWPSVAAIVVPAVIAAVMGAATGWICHRHRIQPLIVTLGMGALASGGAIAWTGGNLTGTAPAFLTDISSPAAATFGIDVPPIVVITGLVTVVMAVVLHRTVAGRRLYATGANPRAAGLARVPTGRVWIAVFAASAAIATLVGILLAGFSGADQSIGDPYLFQGLTAVIVGGTTIMGARGDYTHTVVGALTLTVLTTILVGNDVDQATNQIIFGLLILAVVAGYGRDRRLRDRI; encoded by the coding sequence GTGAGACCCCTGCTGGACCTTCAGCGGCGCTTTCCGCTGGCCCAGACCGTCGCGCTGGTGGCGATCTTCGTCTACGGCGCCGCGACCATCGAGGGCTTCGGGCAGTGGTTCAACCTCAAGAGCATGCTCACGCTCGCCGCGCTGCTCGCCCTCGCCGCGCTCGGGCAGACGCTCGTGATGATCCTCGGCGGCCTCGACCTGTCGATCCCCGGCTTCATCGTGATGGGCGCGATCCTCGTCAGCGAGCTCTACGGCGTGCACCGGTGGCCGTCGGTGGCGGCGATCGTGGTGCCCGCCGTGATCGCCGCGGTGATGGGAGCCGCGACGGGCTGGATCTGCCATCGCCATCGCATCCAGCCGCTCATCGTCACGCTCGGCATGGGGGCGCTGGCCTCCGGCGGCGCGATCGCGTGGACCGGCGGCAACCTCACCGGAACCGCGCCCGCGTTCCTGACCGACATCAGCTCGCCCGCCGCGGCGACGTTCGGCATCGACGTGCCGCCGATCGTCGTCATCACCGGCCTCGTCACGGTCGTGATGGCCGTGGTGCTGCACCGCACCGTCGCCGGCCGGCGGCTCTACGCGACCGGCGCCAACCCGCGCGCGGCCGGCCTGGCGCGTGTGCCGACCGGGCGGGTCTGGATCGCCGTGTTCGCGGCATCGGCGGCGATCGCGACGCTGGTGGGCATCCTGCTCGCCGGCTTCAGCGGCGCCGACCAGTCGATCGGCGACCCCTACCTGTTCCAGGGGCTGACCGCGGTGATCGTCGGCGGCACGACGATCATGGGCGCCCGGGGCGACTACACGCACACCGTCGTCGGCGCGCTCACGCTGACGGTGCTGACCACGATCCTCGTCGGCAACGACGTCGACCAGGCGACCAACCAGATCATCTTCGGGCTGTTGATCCTCGCCGTCGTCGCGGGCTACGGCCGCGACCGGCGGCTGCGCGACCGGATATAG
- a CDS encoding GntR family transcriptional regulator → MESRPTRAGQVQDELRRRIRSGDLPPGARLRQDELAARFGVSSTPVREALTALTREGLVRHDAHRGAVVHLPTPDDVRENFEIRLALEPLATSLAAGRLDRRTTAELLVFVEDLDAAVDHAMRTGTTSDYEHADRALHLTIFTVAGRPRLTEMIESLRDAAAAYAHLHRPAGFDEPILRRLHAQHREIVAALRAGDAAQAGLLAAAHVWLTADGAAVEPDPRLPRVEPA, encoded by the coding sequence GTGGAGTCTCGACCCACCCGCGCCGGCCAGGTCCAGGACGAATTGCGCCGGCGGATCCGCTCGGGCGACCTGCCGCCCGGCGCGCGCCTGCGCCAGGACGAGCTCGCGGCCCGCTTCGGCGTCAGCTCGACGCCCGTCCGCGAGGCGCTGACCGCCCTGACCCGCGAGGGCCTGGTCCGCCACGACGCCCATCGCGGCGCCGTCGTGCACCTGCCGACGCCCGACGACGTGCGCGAGAACTTCGAGATCCGCCTCGCGCTCGAGCCGCTGGCCACGAGCCTCGCCGCCGGACGGCTCGACCGGCGCACGACCGCCGAGCTGCTGGTCTTCGTGGAGGACCTCGACGCGGCCGTCGACCACGCCATGCGGACCGGCACGACGAGCGACTACGAGCACGCCGACCGCGCGCTGCACCTGACGATCTTCACGGTCGCGGGACGCCCCCGGCTCACCGAGATGATCGAGTCCCTGCGTGACGCTGCCGCGGCCTACGCCCATCTCCACCGGCCGGCCGGCTTCGACGAGCCGATCCTGCGCCGGCTTCATGCGCAGCACCGGGAGATCGTCGCGGCGCTCCGGGCCGGCGACGCCGCGCAGGCCGGCCTGCTCGCCGCCGCGCACGTGTGGCTCACCGCCGATGGCGCGGCCGTGGAGCCCGACCCACGCCTCCCGCGCGTCGAGCCCGCGTAG
- a CDS encoding phosphotransferase family protein produces the protein MIKRIMHNRRVELSVASLPSYLRARGIAPAHADVDVRELSGGVSNVVLLARWDGEGVVVKQSLARLRVGVEWHFDRARIYVERACLDALSELLPGAAPESVFADDPEYVLGMTVAPDGGEVWRDALAAGRYEDDATLGAARLLGRLQAASAARAGELARRFADQMPLIEGRVDPFHRTVAAAHPDLAGRIAVEVDRLLATRSVLVHGDFSPKNLIAYGGGRMVLLDCECAHWGDPAFDLAFLLCHLLGDGCHDPDVVPTAASHARRFWAAYRQAGGQADDEAAVVAELACILLARADGKSPLLGLDDERRAGLRAAGRRLLLGADELDVPAAVDIAAALIRDPGGP, from the coding sequence ATGATCAAACGAATCATGCATAATCGCCGCGTGGAGCTCAGCGTCGCGTCGCTGCCGTCGTATCTCCGGGCGCGCGGGATCGCGCCTGCGCACGCGGACGTCGACGTCCGCGAGCTGTCGGGCGGCGTGTCCAACGTGGTGCTGTTGGCGCGATGGGACGGCGAGGGTGTCGTCGTCAAGCAGTCGCTCGCCCGCCTTCGCGTCGGGGTCGAGTGGCACTTCGACCGGGCGCGGATCTACGTCGAGCGCGCCTGCCTGGACGCCCTGAGCGAGCTGTTGCCGGGCGCGGCGCCGGAGTCGGTGTTCGCCGACGATCCGGAGTACGTGCTCGGCATGACCGTGGCGCCGGACGGCGGCGAGGTGTGGCGCGACGCGCTCGCGGCCGGCCGGTACGAGGACGATGCGACGCTGGGCGCGGCCCGGCTGCTCGGTCGTCTGCAGGCCGCGTCGGCGGCCCGGGCCGGCGAGCTCGCGCGCCGGTTTGCCGATCAGATGCCGTTGATCGAGGGACGGGTCGATCCGTTTCACCGGACCGTCGCCGCGGCGCATCCGGACCTCGCCGGGCGGATCGCGGTGGAGGTCGACCGGCTGCTGGCGACACGCTCGGTCCTCGTGCATGGCGACTTCTCGCCGAAGAACCTGATCGCCTACGGCGGCGGGCGCATGGTGCTGCTGGACTGCGAGTGCGCGCACTGGGGAGATCCGGCGTTCGATCTCGCGTTCCTGTTGTGCCACCTGCTCGGGGACGGCTGCCACGACCCCGACGTGGTGCCGACGGCGGCATCCCATGCGCGGCGGTTCTGGGCGGCGTACCGGCAGGCGGGGGGACAGGCGGACGACGAGGCCGCCGTCGTCGCCGAGCTCGCGTGCATCCTGCTGGCCCGCGCGGACGGGAAGTCCCCGCTGCTCGGCCTCGACGACGAGCGTCGCGCCGGGCTGCGCGCCGCCGGCCGGCGGCTGCTGCTCGGCGCCGACGAGCTCGACGTCCCGGCGGCGGTGGACATCGCGGCGGCACTCATCCGCGACCCCGGAGGACCATGA
- the eno gene encoding phosphopyruvate hydratase, whose product MTPTITGAGALEILDSRGRPTVEAHLALSDGTTARASVPSGASTGRHEAVERRDGDPARYGGRGVLGAVEAVNGEIAAALRGMEPQQRTVDQALLALDATADKSRLGANAMLAVSLATARAAAKVAGVPLWRHLAGGGPVSLPMPMVNIVSGGLHAGRQLDFQDFLAIPAGARTYSEALEWVVRLHGAMGTVLAERGLSTLKADEGGYGPRLDDHRAALRLMDDAVARAGLRPGDDVVYALDVAATHFFTGDAYRLDSEGRTLSADALAQYIGDLAAEHPIASVEDPLAEDDWPAWAAFTQRLGDGLQIVGDDLFTTNLARLDRGIAERSANAVLVKMNQIGTISETLDVVARAKEAGFRTVISARSGETEDPALADLAVGTRSGQIKVGSVTGGERLAKYNRLLRIERELGDRAAFAGWGGDG is encoded by the coding sequence ATGACCCCCACGATCACCGGCGCCGGCGCGCTCGAGATCCTCGACTCGCGCGGGCGCCCGACCGTCGAGGCGCACCTGGCCCTGTCCGACGGCACGACGGCGCGCGCGTCGGTGCCCTCGGGCGCGTCGACCGGCCGCCACGAGGCGGTCGAGCGCCGCGACGGCGACCCGGCTCGCTACGGCGGGCGCGGGGTGCTCGGAGCGGTGGAGGCGGTGAACGGCGAGATCGCGGCGGCGCTGCGTGGGATGGAGCCGCAACAGCGGACGGTCGACCAAGCGCTGCTCGCGCTCGACGCGACGGCGGACAAGTCGCGCCTCGGCGCCAACGCCATGCTCGCGGTGTCACTGGCGACGGCACGCGCGGCGGCGAAGGTGGCCGGGGTGCCGCTGTGGCGCCACCTCGCGGGCGGCGGACCGGTGTCGCTGCCGATGCCGATGGTCAATATCGTCTCCGGCGGCCTGCACGCGGGCCGCCAGCTCGACTTCCAGGACTTCCTGGCGATCCCGGCGGGCGCGCGGACGTACTCCGAGGCGCTGGAGTGGGTGGTGCGCCTGCACGGCGCGATGGGCACGGTGCTCGCCGAACGGGGTCTGTCGACGCTGAAGGCCGACGAGGGCGGCTACGGCCCCCGCCTGGACGACCACCGCGCGGCGCTGCGGCTCATGGATGACGCCGTCGCGCGAGCGGGGCTGCGGCCCGGCGACGACGTCGTCTACGCGCTCGACGTGGCGGCGACGCACTTCTTCACCGGCGACGCGTACCGGCTGGACTCCGAGGGCCGCACGCTCTCCGCCGATGCGCTCGCGCAGTACATCGGCGACCTGGCCGCCGAGCATCCCATCGCATCCGTCGAGGACCCGCTCGCCGAGGACGACTGGCCGGCGTGGGCGGCGTTCACGCAGCGGCTCGGCGACGGGCTGCAGATCGTCGGCGACGACCTGTTCACGACGAACCTCGCACGGCTCGATCGGGGGATCGCGGAGCGGTCGGCCAACGCGGTGCTGGTGAAGATGAACCAGATCGGCACCATCTCGGAGACGCTCGACGTGGTGGCGCGGGCCAAGGAGGCCGGGTTTCGCACGGTGATCTCCGCGCGCTCCGGGGAGACCGAGGACCCGGCGCTCGCCGACCTGGCCGTCGGCACGCGTAGTGGGCAGATCAAGGTCGGGTCGGTGACCGGGGGCGAGCGGTTGGCGAAGTACAACCGCCTGCTGCGCATCGAGCGCGAGCTGGGCGACCGAGCGGCGTTCGCGGGATGGGGGGGAGATGGCTGA
- a CDS encoding C-terminal binding protein: MAEHRVLVTDYTWADTSVEAAVLDGVAAELVHARTGEEDELVELVGDCDAILTCFKRVSPAVVRAGTRLRVIGRYGVGTDNIAVDVATELGIPVTNVPVYCADEVAEHVIALLFALVRGIPRYDRAIRTGDWSLATGLPTRRIAGTTLGIVGHGAIGQALERRARGLGMEVLVHTRSGGVPLARLLAESDHVSLHVPATAETDRLVDREFLAAMKPTAHLINCARGAVVDHDALAGALRDGTIAGAGLDVFAPEPLPTGHPLLELPNVVATPHTAFYSEESIADLARLAAQNVADVLAGRPPASVVNPEVLDR; the protein is encoded by the coding sequence ATGGCTGAGCATCGGGTGCTGGTCACCGACTACACGTGGGCCGACACGAGCGTCGAGGCGGCGGTCCTCGACGGCGTGGCCGCCGAGCTGGTGCACGCACGCACAGGCGAGGAGGACGAGCTCGTCGAGCTCGTCGGCGACTGCGACGCGATCCTCACCTGCTTCAAGCGCGTCTCCCCGGCGGTCGTCCGCGCCGGCACCCGGCTGCGGGTCATCGGGCGCTACGGCGTCGGCACGGACAACATCGCGGTCGACGTCGCCACCGAGCTCGGCATCCCCGTCACCAACGTGCCGGTCTACTGCGCCGACGAGGTGGCCGAGCACGTCATCGCCCTGCTCTTCGCGCTCGTCCGCGGCATCCCGCGCTACGACCGCGCGATCCGCACCGGCGACTGGTCGCTCGCCACCGGCCTGCCGACCCGCCGCATCGCCGGCACGACGCTCGGCATCGTCGGGCACGGAGCGATCGGCCAGGCCCTCGAGCGCCGCGCCCGCGGGCTCGGCATGGAGGTGCTCGTGCACACCCGCAGCGGCGGAGTCCCGCTCGCCCGGCTGCTCGCCGAGTCCGACCACGTGTCTCTGCACGTGCCCGCCACGGCAGAGACCGACCGCCTGGTCGACCGCGAGTTCCTGGCCGCGATGAAGCCGACCGCGCACCTGATCAACTGCGCCCGCGGCGCCGTCGTCGATCACGATGCGCTGGCCGGCGCGCTGCGCGACGGCACGATCGCCGGCGCCGGTCTCGACGTCTTCGCGCCCGAGCCGCTGCCGACCGGCCACCCGCTGCTCGAGCTGCCCAACGTCGTCGCGACGCCGCACACCGCCTTCTACTCCGAGGAGTCGATCGCCGACCTCGCCCGGCTGGCCGCCCAGAACGTCGCCGACGTCCTCGCCGGCCGCCCGCCCGCGTCCGTGGTCAACCCCGAGGTGCTCGACCGCTGA
- a CDS encoding trypsin-like serine protease translates to MPAGGAAAAPARDSDEAQGLGGVTAVVPAKKAHEVSTQADPPRTTPPKGDEKPVWQAPPAGSIVGGTTAPTGAYPFFVSVQTSGGSHFCGGTLVSSTRVLTAAHCVDGTVTAAGLRVVIGANQLSAPTPQGEIRNVSAIAINPAWNATTFENDVAILTLSSASTKAWSRLAGPGDPTAAGDTVRAIGHGATSEGGSGSDSLLQVDLPIQSDATMSSSSAYGSSFIGAVMIGAGPLAGGMDTCQGDSGGPLFIAGATQHALVGDTSWGTGCARVNHPGIYGEVFQGTMRTFVNNNVPRPANDDFGGSGLSGALGTVFGDNTDATAQPGEPSVPSTADTTVWYSWTAPENGPTTFSLRDAAFDTALSVFTGSSVSGLTTVATNDDFNGTLQSKLTFNASAGTTYRIRVDGFAAAHGPFSLQWAQNPPANDDFAAATTVSGATGRTFGSNARSTGEPGEPSHSGVPDATVWYRWTAPESGPAVLNTRGSDFDTTLAVYAGSAITGLVQLAANDDINGSRQSRVAFTATAGTEYRIAVDGFSNARGNVALQWTVNPPANDDFAQARVLPGTAGITSATSVRATGEPGELDYHGGAAADNSVWFRWTPAVSGPAVLRLGSVSGLSPGMAVYTGNGYFEPLTKVGEGPTSVALNVTAGTPYSIAVDGNGGTTGTFTLEWLIAKCNGVNASLIGQGSITGTAGNDVIVGSAGPDSIDGGGGIDVICGLGANDTLIGGAADDLLFGGPGNDDERGGTGNDTFRQDSAPEGGDRLDGEGGTDAVYYGTRTTGVTVNLNNVADDGAAGEGDNVLLTVENVTGGAGNDKVSGSTAANRLSGAGGNDELRGRGGNDQLFGGPGSDRLYGDGDSDTLNLVDGVSGNDAGNGGAGTDTATADPGDVVTDVP, encoded by the coding sequence GTGCCCGCGGGCGGGGCGGCAGCCGCGCCCGCCCGGGACTCCGACGAGGCCCAGGGTCTCGGCGGCGTCACCGCCGTCGTTCCCGCCAAGAAGGCCCATGAGGTTTCGACCCAGGCCGACCCGCCGCGCACGACGCCCCCGAAGGGGGACGAGAAGCCCGTGTGGCAGGCGCCGCCCGCCGGCAGCATCGTCGGCGGCACGACCGCACCGACGGGGGCGTACCCGTTCTTCGTGTCGGTGCAGACCTCGGGTGGATCGCACTTCTGCGGCGGCACCCTGGTGTCCTCGACGCGCGTGCTCACGGCGGCGCACTGCGTCGACGGGACGGTCACGGCCGCCGGCCTGCGCGTCGTCATCGGCGCGAATCAGCTCAGCGCCCCCACGCCGCAGGGCGAGATCCGCAACGTCAGCGCCATCGCCATCAATCCGGCCTGGAACGCGACGACGTTCGAGAACGACGTCGCCATCCTGACCCTCAGCTCGGCCTCCACGAAGGCGTGGTCGCGGCTGGCGGGCCCGGGTGATCCGACCGCGGCCGGCGACACCGTCCGGGCGATCGGCCACGGCGCCACCAGCGAGGGCGGCTCGGGCTCCGACAGCCTGCTGCAGGTCGACCTGCCGATCCAGTCCGATGCGACCATGTCCTCCTCGTCGGCGTACGGCTCGAGCTTCATCGGCGCCGTGATGATCGGCGCCGGTCCACTGGCGGGCGGCATGGACACGTGCCAGGGCGACAGCGGCGGGCCGCTGTTCATCGCGGGCGCCACGCAGCACGCGCTGGTGGGCGACACGAGCTGGGGCACCGGCTGCGCGAGGGTCAACCACCCCGGCATCTACGGCGAGGTGTTCCAGGGCACGATGCGCACGTTCGTCAACAACAACGTGCCCCGGCCCGCGAACGACGACTTCGGCGGGTCGGGCCTCAGCGGGGCGTTGGGCACCGTGTTCGGCGACAACACCGACGCGACCGCCCAACCGGGCGAGCCCTCGGTCCCGTCCACGGCCGACACGACCGTCTGGTACTCGTGGACGGCGCCCGAGAACGGGCCGACCACGTTCAGCCTGCGCGACGCCGCGTTCGACACGGCGCTGAGCGTGTTCACCGGCAGCAGCGTCTCGGGCCTCACCACCGTCGCGACGAACGACGACTTCAACGGCACGCTTCAGTCGAAGCTCACGTTCAACGCGTCGGCCGGGACGACGTACCGCATCCGGGTGGACGGGTTCGCCGCCGCGCACGGGCCGTTCAGCCTGCAGTGGGCGCAGAACCCGCCGGCCAACGACGACTTCGCCGCGGCGACGACGGTGTCGGGGGCGACGGGCAGGACGTTCGGCAGCAACGCGCGGTCGACCGGCGAGCCGGGCGAGCCGTCGCACAGCGGGGTCCCGGACGCGACGGTCTGGTACCGCTGGACCGCGCCGGAGAGCGGGCCGGCCGTGCTGAACACGCGCGGCTCGGACTTCGACACCACCCTCGCCGTCTACGCGGGCTCAGCGATCACCGGGCTCGTGCAGCTCGCAGCCAACGACGACATCAACGGCTCGCGCCAGTCGCGGGTCGCGTTCACCGCGACCGCCGGCACCGAGTACCGCATCGCCGTCGATGGCTTCAGCAACGCGCGCGGCAACGTCGCGCTGCAGTGGACGGTCAACCCGCCGGCCAACGACGACTTCGCGCAGGCCCGCGTCCTGCCCGGCACGGCGGGGATCACGTCGGCGACGAGCGTGCGCGCGACCGGTGAGCCGGGCGAACTCGACTACCACGGCGGTGCGGCGGCGGACAACTCGGTCTGGTTCCGCTGGACACCGGCCGTGAGCGGGCCGGCCGTGCTGCGCCTCGGCAGCGTCTCGGGGCTATCCCCGGGAATGGCGGTCTACACCGGCAACGGCTACTTCGAGCCGTTGACGAAGGTCGGTGAGGGGCCCACGTCGGTCGCGCTGAACGTGACGGCGGGAACGCCGTACAGCATCGCCGTGGACGGCAACGGCGGCACGACCGGGACCTTCACGCTTGAGTGGCTGATCGCCAAGTGCAACGGCGTCAACGCGTCGCTGATCGGGCAGGGCTCGATCACCGGGACCGCCGGCAACGACGTGATCGTCGGCTCCGCGGGGCCGGACTCGATCGACGGCGGTGGGGGCATCGACGTCATCTGCGGGCTCGGCGCGAACGACACGCTGATCGGCGGAGCAGCCGACGACCTCCTGTTCGGAGGGCCCGGCAACGACGACGAGCGCGGCGGGACCGGCAACGACACGTTCCGCCAGGACAGCGCGCCCGAGGGCGGTGACCGCCTCGACGGCGAGGGCGGCACGGACGCCGTCTACTACGGCACCCGCACCACCGGCGTGACGGTCAACCTCAACAACGTCGCCGACGACGGCGCGGCGGGGGAGGGCGACAACGTCCTGCTGACCGTCGAGAACGTCACCGGCGGCGCCGGCAACGACAAGGTGTCGGGCAGCACCGCCGCCAACCGCCTTTCGGGAGCGGGCGGCAACGACGAGCTGCGCGGCCGCGGCGGGAACGACCAGCTGTTCGGCGGGCCGGGGTCCGATCGCCTCTACGGCGACGGGGACTCCGACACGCTGAACCTCGTCGACGGGGTGTCGGGCAATGACGCCGGCAACGGTGGCGCGGGGACCGACACGGCGACGGCCGACCCCGGAGACGTGGTGACCGACGTGCCATAA